A stretch of the Salminus brasiliensis chromosome 19, fSalBra1.hap2, whole genome shotgun sequence genome encodes the following:
- the dnm1l gene encoding dynamin-1-like protein isoform X3: protein MEALIPVINKLQDVFNTVGADIIQLPQIAVVGTQSSGKSSVLESLVGRDLLPRGTGIVTRRPLILQLVHVDPEDRRKTSDENDPNAWKNGRLYKGVDGEEWGKFLHTKNKVYTDFDEIRQEIEAETERISGNNKGISDEPIHLKIFSPHVVNLTLVDLPGITKVPVGDQPKDIEIQIRELILKYISNPNCIILAVTAANTDMATSEALKVAREVDPDGRRTLAVVTKLDLMDAGTDAMDVLMGRVIPVKLGLIGVVNRSQLDINTKKSVADAIRDEYAFLQKKYPSLANRNGTKYLARTLNRLLMHHIRDCLPELKTRINVLAAQYQSLLSSYGEPVEDKSATLLQLITKFAAEYCNTIEGTAKYIETAELCGGARICYIFHETFGRTLESVDPLGGLTTIDVLTAIRNATGPRPALFVPEVSFELLVKRQVKRLEEPSLRCVELVHEEMQRIIQHCSNYSTQELLRFPKLHDAIVEVVTSLLRKRLPVTNEMVHNLVAIELAYINTKHPDFADACGLMNNNIEEQRRNRMRELPSAVPRDKAAGTQGDQEAGTGNWRGMLKKGEDGLADEKSKQQGPLPASPQKGHAVNLLDVPVPVARKLSAREQRDCEVIERLIKSYFLIVRKNIQDSVPKAVMHFLVNHVKDSLQSELVGQLYKSVLLDDLLTESEDMAQRRNEAADMLKALQKASQVIAEIRETHLW from the exons ATGGAGGCTCTCATTCCCGTCATTAACAAGCTCCAGGACGTGTTCAACACAGTGGGCGCGGATATTATCCAGCTGCCGCAGATCGCCGTGGTAGGAACGCAG AGCAGTGGGAAAAGCTCTGTTTTGGAGAGTCTGGTGGGCCGGGACCTTTTGCCTCGTGGGACCGGCATCGTCACACGCAGACCGCTCATCCTGCAGCTGGTGCACGTGGACCCAGAGGACCGCAGAAAGACAAGTGATGAGAACG ACCCCAATGCCTGGAAAAATGGACGCCTTTACAAAG GTGTGGACGGCGAAGAGTGGGGCAAATTCTTACACACCAAAAACAAG GTCTACACAGATTTTGATGAAATCAGACAAGAAATTGAAGCTGAAACAGAAAGGATTTCTGGTAACAACAAG GGCATTAGTGATGAACCTATCCACTTAAAGATCTTCTCCCCTCATGTGGTTAACCTCACACTGGTGGATCTGCCTGGTATCACGAAG gTTCCTGTCGGTGACCAGCCCAAAGATATTGAGATCCAGATCCGTGAGTTGATCCTGAAGTACATCAGCAACCCTAACTGCATCATCCTGGCAGTCACAGCTGCCAACACAGACATGGCCACCTCAGAGGCCCTTAAAGTGGCCCGTGAGGTTGACCCTGATG GCCGAAGGACATTGGCTGTAGTGACTAAGCTGGATCTGATGGACGCTGGTACAGATGCGATGGACGTACTCATGGGCCGAGTCATTCCTGTCAAACTGGGGCTTATAGGAGTTGTCAACAG GAGTCAGCTAGACATCAACACCAAGAAATCTGTGGCTGATGCCATCCGTGATGAGTATGCCTTCCTTCAGAAAAAGTATCCCTCCTTAGCCAACAGAAATGGAACCAAATACCTGGCCAGAACATTGAATCG GTTGTTAATGCACCACATTCGGGACTGTCTACCAGAGCTGAAGACCCGTATCAATGTCCTGGCTGCTCAGTACCAGTCTCTGCTCAGCAGCTACGGAGAGCCAGTCGAGGACAAGAGTGCTACCCTGCTGCAGCTCATCACCAAGTTTGCTGCAGAGTACTGCAACACTATCGAGGGAACGGCCAAATACATAGAGACCGCTGAGCT GTGTGGTGGTGCAAGGATTTGCTACATCTTCCATGAGACATTTGGAAGAACACTGGAGTCAGTCGACCCCCTCGGTGGGCTTACGACCATAGATGTTCTCACAGCTATCAGAAATGCTACG GGTCCACGTCCTGCTCTGTTTGTGCCAGAGGTGTCATTTGAGCTGCTGGTAAAGAGGCAGGTGAAGCGTCTTGAGGAGCCCAGTCTCCGCTGTGTGGAGTTGGTGCATGAGGAGATGCAGAGGATCatccagcactgcagtaactACAGCACCCAG gagttACTGAGGTTTCCAAAGCTCCATGATGCCATAGTTGAAGTGGTCACGTCTCTTCTGAGAAAGAGACTTCCTGTAACTAATGAAATG GTTCACAACTTGGTGGCTATTGAGTTGGCATACATCAATACAAAGCACCCAGATTTTGCAGATGCTTGTGGACTCATGAACAACAATATTGAG GAACAAAGGCGGAACCGAATGAGGGAGCTTCCTTCAGCTGTACCACGTGATAAG GCTGCAGGCACACAGGGTGATCAGGAAGCAGGGACAGGGAACTGGAGGGGCATGCTGAAGAAAGGAGAGGACGGCCTGGCAGATGAGAAGTCTAAACAGCAGGGCCCTCTACCAGCCAGCCCACAGAAAGGCCATGCAGTCAACCTACTTGATGTG ccTGTCCCGGTTGCCAGGAAACTCTCGGCTCGTGAGCAGAGAGACTGTGAGGTCATCGAAAGACTCATCAAGTCCTACTTCCTCATCGTACGCAAGAACATCCAGGACAG tgtgCCGAAGGCAGTGATGCACTTCCTGGTAAACCATGTAAAGGACAGTCTGCAGAGTGAGCTGGTCGGGCAGCTTTATAAATCGGTGCTGCTGGACGACTTGTTGACTGAATCAGAGGACATGGCCCAGCGCCGTAACGAGGCTGCAGATATGCTCAAG GCCTTGCAGAAAGCCAGTCAGGTTATCGCCGAGATCCGGGAAACACACCTGTGGTGA
- the dnm1l gene encoding dynamin-1-like protein isoform X4 yields the protein MEALIPVINKLQDVFNTVGADIIQLPQIAVVGTQSSGKSSVLESLVGRDLLPRGTGIVTRRPLILQLVHVDPEDRRKTSDENGVDGEEWGKFLHTKNKVYTDFDEIRQEIEAETERISGNNKGISDEPIHLKIFSPHVVNLTLVDLPGITKVPVGDQPKDIEIQIRELILKYISNPNCIILAVTAANTDMATSEALKVAREVDPDGRRTLAVVTKLDLMDAGTDAMDVLMGRVIPVKLGLIGVVNRSQLDINTKKSVADAIRDEYAFLQKKYPSLANRNGTKYLARTLNRLLMHHIRDCLPELKTRINVLAAQYQSLLSSYGEPVEDKSATLLQLITKFAAEYCNTIEGTAKYIETAELCGGARICYIFHETFGRTLESVDPLGGLTTIDVLTAIRNATGPRPALFVPEVSFELLVKRQVKRLEEPSLRCVELVHEEMQRIIQHCSNYSTQELLRFPKLHDAIVEVVTSLLRKRLPVTNEMVHNLVAIELAYINTKHPDFADACGLMNNNIEEQRRNRMRELPSAVPRDKAAGTQGDQEAGTGNWRGMLKKGEDGLADEKSKQQGPLPASPQKGHAVNLLDVPVPVARKLSAREQRDCEVIERLIKSYFLIVRKNIQDSVPKAVMHFLVNHVKDSLQSELVGQLYKSVLLDDLLTESEDMAQRRNEAADMLKALQKASQVIAEIRETHLW from the exons ATGGAGGCTCTCATTCCCGTCATTAACAAGCTCCAGGACGTGTTCAACACAGTGGGCGCGGATATTATCCAGCTGCCGCAGATCGCCGTGGTAGGAACGCAG AGCAGTGGGAAAAGCTCTGTTTTGGAGAGTCTGGTGGGCCGGGACCTTTTGCCTCGTGGGACCGGCATCGTCACACGCAGACCGCTCATCCTGCAGCTGGTGCACGTGGACCCAGAGGACCGCAGAAAGACAAGTGATGAGAACG GTGTGGACGGCGAAGAGTGGGGCAAATTCTTACACACCAAAAACAAG GTCTACACAGATTTTGATGAAATCAGACAAGAAATTGAAGCTGAAACAGAAAGGATTTCTGGTAACAACAAG GGCATTAGTGATGAACCTATCCACTTAAAGATCTTCTCCCCTCATGTGGTTAACCTCACACTGGTGGATCTGCCTGGTATCACGAAG gTTCCTGTCGGTGACCAGCCCAAAGATATTGAGATCCAGATCCGTGAGTTGATCCTGAAGTACATCAGCAACCCTAACTGCATCATCCTGGCAGTCACAGCTGCCAACACAGACATGGCCACCTCAGAGGCCCTTAAAGTGGCCCGTGAGGTTGACCCTGATG GCCGAAGGACATTGGCTGTAGTGACTAAGCTGGATCTGATGGACGCTGGTACAGATGCGATGGACGTACTCATGGGCCGAGTCATTCCTGTCAAACTGGGGCTTATAGGAGTTGTCAACAG GAGTCAGCTAGACATCAACACCAAGAAATCTGTGGCTGATGCCATCCGTGATGAGTATGCCTTCCTTCAGAAAAAGTATCCCTCCTTAGCCAACAGAAATGGAACCAAATACCTGGCCAGAACATTGAATCG GTTGTTAATGCACCACATTCGGGACTGTCTACCAGAGCTGAAGACCCGTATCAATGTCCTGGCTGCTCAGTACCAGTCTCTGCTCAGCAGCTACGGAGAGCCAGTCGAGGACAAGAGTGCTACCCTGCTGCAGCTCATCACCAAGTTTGCTGCAGAGTACTGCAACACTATCGAGGGAACGGCCAAATACATAGAGACCGCTGAGCT GTGTGGTGGTGCAAGGATTTGCTACATCTTCCATGAGACATTTGGAAGAACACTGGAGTCAGTCGACCCCCTCGGTGGGCTTACGACCATAGATGTTCTCACAGCTATCAGAAATGCTACG GGTCCACGTCCTGCTCTGTTTGTGCCAGAGGTGTCATTTGAGCTGCTGGTAAAGAGGCAGGTGAAGCGTCTTGAGGAGCCCAGTCTCCGCTGTGTGGAGTTGGTGCATGAGGAGATGCAGAGGATCatccagcactgcagtaactACAGCACCCAG gagttACTGAGGTTTCCAAAGCTCCATGATGCCATAGTTGAAGTGGTCACGTCTCTTCTGAGAAAGAGACTTCCTGTAACTAATGAAATG GTTCACAACTTGGTGGCTATTGAGTTGGCATACATCAATACAAAGCACCCAGATTTTGCAGATGCTTGTGGACTCATGAACAACAATATTGAG GAACAAAGGCGGAACCGAATGAGGGAGCTTCCTTCAGCTGTACCACGTGATAAG GCTGCAGGCACACAGGGTGATCAGGAAGCAGGGACAGGGAACTGGAGGGGCATGCTGAAGAAAGGAGAGGACGGCCTGGCAGATGAGAAGTCTAAACAGCAGGGCCCTCTACCAGCCAGCCCACAGAAAGGCCATGCAGTCAACCTACTTGATGTG ccTGTCCCGGTTGCCAGGAAACTCTCGGCTCGTGAGCAGAGAGACTGTGAGGTCATCGAAAGACTCATCAAGTCCTACTTCCTCATCGTACGCAAGAACATCCAGGACAG tgtgCCGAAGGCAGTGATGCACTTCCTGGTAAACCATGTAAAGGACAGTCTGCAGAGTGAGCTGGTCGGGCAGCTTTATAAATCGGTGCTGCTGGACGACTTGTTGACTGAATCAGAGGACATGGCCCAGCGCCGTAACGAGGCTGCAGATATGCTCAAG GCCTTGCAGAAAGCCAGTCAGGTTATCGCCGAGATCCGGGAAACACACCTGTGGTGA
- the dnm1l gene encoding dynamin-1-like protein isoform X1: protein MEALIPVINKLQDVFNTVGADIIQLPQIAVVGTQSSGKSSVLESLVGRDLLPRGTGIVTRRPLILQLVHVDPEDRRKTSDENDPNAWKNGRLYKGVDGEEWGKFLHTKNKVYTDFDEIRQEIEAETERISGNNKGISDEPIHLKIFSPHVVNLTLVDLPGITKVPVGDQPKDIEIQIRELILKYISNPNCIILAVTAANTDMATSEALKVAREVDPDGRRTLAVVTKLDLMDAGTDAMDVLMGRVIPVKLGLIGVVNRSQLDINTKKSVADAIRDEYAFLQKKYPSLANRNGTKYLARTLNRLLMHHIRDCLPELKTRINVLAAQYQSLLSSYGEPVEDKSATLLQLITKFAAEYCNTIEGTAKYIETAELCGGARICYIFHETFGRTLESVDPLGGLTTIDVLTAIRNATGPRPALFVPEVSFELLVKRQVKRLEEPSLRCVELVHEEMQRIIQHCSNYSTQELLRFPKLHDAIVEVVTSLLRKRLPVTNEMVHNLVAIELAYINTKHPDFADACGLMNNNIEEQRRNRMRELPSAVPRDKSLKGPGGQSLSPSDQPQADGDALKAAGTQGDQEAGTGNWRGMLKKGEDGLADEKSKQQGPLPASPQKGHAVNLLDVPVPVARKLSAREQRDCEVIERLIKSYFLIVRKNIQDSVPKAVMHFLVNHVKDSLQSELVGQLYKSVLLDDLLTESEDMAQRRNEAADMLKALQKASQVIAEIRETHLW, encoded by the exons ATGGAGGCTCTCATTCCCGTCATTAACAAGCTCCAGGACGTGTTCAACACAGTGGGCGCGGATATTATCCAGCTGCCGCAGATCGCCGTGGTAGGAACGCAG AGCAGTGGGAAAAGCTCTGTTTTGGAGAGTCTGGTGGGCCGGGACCTTTTGCCTCGTGGGACCGGCATCGTCACACGCAGACCGCTCATCCTGCAGCTGGTGCACGTGGACCCAGAGGACCGCAGAAAGACAAGTGATGAGAACG ACCCCAATGCCTGGAAAAATGGACGCCTTTACAAAG GTGTGGACGGCGAAGAGTGGGGCAAATTCTTACACACCAAAAACAAG GTCTACACAGATTTTGATGAAATCAGACAAGAAATTGAAGCTGAAACAGAAAGGATTTCTGGTAACAACAAG GGCATTAGTGATGAACCTATCCACTTAAAGATCTTCTCCCCTCATGTGGTTAACCTCACACTGGTGGATCTGCCTGGTATCACGAAG gTTCCTGTCGGTGACCAGCCCAAAGATATTGAGATCCAGATCCGTGAGTTGATCCTGAAGTACATCAGCAACCCTAACTGCATCATCCTGGCAGTCACAGCTGCCAACACAGACATGGCCACCTCAGAGGCCCTTAAAGTGGCCCGTGAGGTTGACCCTGATG GCCGAAGGACATTGGCTGTAGTGACTAAGCTGGATCTGATGGACGCTGGTACAGATGCGATGGACGTACTCATGGGCCGAGTCATTCCTGTCAAACTGGGGCTTATAGGAGTTGTCAACAG GAGTCAGCTAGACATCAACACCAAGAAATCTGTGGCTGATGCCATCCGTGATGAGTATGCCTTCCTTCAGAAAAAGTATCCCTCCTTAGCCAACAGAAATGGAACCAAATACCTGGCCAGAACATTGAATCG GTTGTTAATGCACCACATTCGGGACTGTCTACCAGAGCTGAAGACCCGTATCAATGTCCTGGCTGCTCAGTACCAGTCTCTGCTCAGCAGCTACGGAGAGCCAGTCGAGGACAAGAGTGCTACCCTGCTGCAGCTCATCACCAAGTTTGCTGCAGAGTACTGCAACACTATCGAGGGAACGGCCAAATACATAGAGACCGCTGAGCT GTGTGGTGGTGCAAGGATTTGCTACATCTTCCATGAGACATTTGGAAGAACACTGGAGTCAGTCGACCCCCTCGGTGGGCTTACGACCATAGATGTTCTCACAGCTATCAGAAATGCTACG GGTCCACGTCCTGCTCTGTTTGTGCCAGAGGTGTCATTTGAGCTGCTGGTAAAGAGGCAGGTGAAGCGTCTTGAGGAGCCCAGTCTCCGCTGTGTGGAGTTGGTGCATGAGGAGATGCAGAGGATCatccagcactgcagtaactACAGCACCCAG gagttACTGAGGTTTCCAAAGCTCCATGATGCCATAGTTGAAGTGGTCACGTCTCTTCTGAGAAAGAGACTTCCTGTAACTAATGAAATG GTTCACAACTTGGTGGCTATTGAGTTGGCATACATCAATACAAAGCACCCAGATTTTGCAGATGCTTGTGGACTCATGAACAACAATATTGAG GAACAAAGGCGGAACCGAATGAGGGAGCTTCCTTCAGCTGTACCACGTGATAAG TCTCTGAAGGGTCCCGGTGGGCAGTCTCTGTCCCCCAGTGATCAGCCCCAGGCTGATGGTGATGCCCTGAAG GCTGCAGGCACACAGGGTGATCAGGAAGCAGGGACAGGGAACTGGAGGGGCATGCTGAAGAAAGGAGAGGACGGCCTGGCAGATGAGAAGTCTAAACAGCAGGGCCCTCTACCAGCCAGCCCACAGAAAGGCCATGCAGTCAACCTACTTGATGTG ccTGTCCCGGTTGCCAGGAAACTCTCGGCTCGTGAGCAGAGAGACTGTGAGGTCATCGAAAGACTCATCAAGTCCTACTTCCTCATCGTACGCAAGAACATCCAGGACAG tgtgCCGAAGGCAGTGATGCACTTCCTGGTAAACCATGTAAAGGACAGTCTGCAGAGTGAGCTGGTCGGGCAGCTTTATAAATCGGTGCTGCTGGACGACTTGTTGACTGAATCAGAGGACATGGCCCAGCGCCGTAACGAGGCTGCAGATATGCTCAAG GCCTTGCAGAAAGCCAGTCAGGTTATCGCCGAGATCCGGGAAACACACCTGTGGTGA
- the dnajb9a gene encoding dnaJ homolog subfamily B member 9a isoform X1, producing the protein MMVFPQLHGRRSYSMATAQSTLMFAVCVLMITELILAKKDYYDILGVPKDATERQIKKAFHKLAMKYHPDKNKSPDAEAKFREAAEAYETLSDEKRRRDYDQLGHGAFSSESMRGGGQYFHQSFDFNFDDMFRDFDIYSQNRHTRPKRHFEDHFRAHQQAHSRHKRHFQGAFGAGVFEDLSDDIERMFTFDRHSKRTESRFHGTAKQHCRTVTQRRGNMVTTYTDCTSS; encoded by the exons ATGATGGTGTTCCCGCAGCTTCATGGCAG GCGCAGCTACAGCATGGCCACGGCTCAGTCAACGTTAATGTTTGCCGTGTGCGTCCTGATGATAACAGAACTGATACTGGCCAAAAAAGACTATTATGATATTTTGGGCGTTCCTAAAGACGCCACCGAGCGTCAGATTAAGAAGGCTTTTCACAAGCTGGCCATGAAATACCATCCCGACAAGAATAAGAGCCCTGATGCAGAGGCGAAGTTCCGGGAGGCAGCGGAGG CTTATGAAACCCTGTCGGATGAAAAAAGGAGGCGGGATTACGATCAGTTGGGTCACGGTGCTTTCTCCAGCGAAAGCATGAGAGGGGGAGGCCAGTACTTCCATCAGTCCTTCGATTTCAACTTCGATGACATGTTCAGGGACTTTGACATCTACAGCCAGAACAGGCACACCCGGCCAAAACGGCACTTTGAGGACCATTTCAGGGCCCACCAGCAGGCCCACAGCCGCCACAAGAGGCACTTCCAGGGTGCTTTTGGTGCTGGGGTTTTTGAGGACCTGTCCGATGACATTGAGAGAATGTTTACATTTGATAGACACAGCAAGCGGACTGAGAGCAGGTTTCACGGCACGGCAAAACAGCACTGCAGGACTGTGACTCAGAGGAGGGGGAACATGGTGACCACCTACACGGACTGTACCTCCTCCTGA
- the tnnt2d gene encoding troponin T2d, cardiac: MADIEDVMDEEVQEEVDDSRSKPKFMTNIQAPKIPEGEKVDFDDIHRKRQEKDTAELQALIEAHFIQRKKEEEDLIALVNRIEKRRAERADQLRIRTEKEKERQARLAEEKERKELEEQRKKQDEDAKKKKALTNMTQQYGGLQQRADSRKGGKKQTEREKKKKILAERRKALNIDHLSEEKLRDKASELWQWMMELEAERFDLAEKLKRQKYDITQLLVRVQDQQSAKGRGKGKMGGRLR; the protein is encoded by the exons ATGGCTGACATTGAGGATGTTATGGACGAGGAGGTCCA GGAAGAAG TGGACGACTCAAGATCTAAGCCTAA aTTCATGACCAACATTCAGGCACCAAAGATTCCAGAGGGGGAGAAAGTAGACTTTGAT GACATTCACCGGAAGCGTCAGGAGAaagacacagcagagctgcaggCCCTGATCGAGGCTCACTTCATCCAAagaaagaaggaggaagaggatcTCATCGCTCTAGTCAACAGGATT GAGAAACGTCGTGCAGAGAGGGCCGACCAGCTCAGGATCCGAACCGAGAAAGAAAAGGAGCGTCAGGCCAGACTAGCT gaggagaaagagaggaaggagCTGGAGGAACAGAGGAAGAAGCAGGATGAAGATGCCAAGAAGAAGAAAGCTCTAACTAATATGACCCAGCAGTACGGAGGCCTTCAGCAGAGA GCTGACAGTCGTAAAGGAGGTAAGAagcagacagagagggagaagaagaagaagattctGGCTGAGAGACGGAAGGCGCTAAATATTGACCATCTCAGTGAGGAGAAGCTCAG GGACAAGGCCAGTGAGCTGTGGCAGTGGATGATGGAGCTGGAGGCGGAGAGGTTTGATCTCGCGGAGAAGCTGAAACGACAGAAATATGAT ATCACCCAGCTCCTGGTTCGGGTTCAGGACCAACAGAG CGCAAAGGGACGTGGCAAGGGCAAAATGGGTGGCAGGCTGAGGTAG
- the dnajb9a gene encoding dnaJ homolog subfamily B member 9a isoform X2, with amino-acid sequence MATAQSTLMFAVCVLMITELILAKKDYYDILGVPKDATERQIKKAFHKLAMKYHPDKNKSPDAEAKFREAAEAYETLSDEKRRRDYDQLGHGAFSSESMRGGGQYFHQSFDFNFDDMFRDFDIYSQNRHTRPKRHFEDHFRAHQQAHSRHKRHFQGAFGAGVFEDLSDDIERMFTFDRHSKRTESRFHGTAKQHCRTVTQRRGNMVTTYTDCTSS; translated from the exons ATGGCCACGGCTCAGTCAACGTTAATGTTTGCCGTGTGCGTCCTGATGATAACAGAACTGATACTGGCCAAAAAAGACTATTATGATATTTTGGGCGTTCCTAAAGACGCCACCGAGCGTCAGATTAAGAAGGCTTTTCACAAGCTGGCCATGAAATACCATCCCGACAAGAATAAGAGCCCTGATGCAGAGGCGAAGTTCCGGGAGGCAGCGGAGG CTTATGAAACCCTGTCGGATGAAAAAAGGAGGCGGGATTACGATCAGTTGGGTCACGGTGCTTTCTCCAGCGAAAGCATGAGAGGGGGAGGCCAGTACTTCCATCAGTCCTTCGATTTCAACTTCGATGACATGTTCAGGGACTTTGACATCTACAGCCAGAACAGGCACACCCGGCCAAAACGGCACTTTGAGGACCATTTCAGGGCCCACCAGCAGGCCCACAGCCGCCACAAGAGGCACTTCCAGGGTGCTTTTGGTGCTGGGGTTTTTGAGGACCTGTCCGATGACATTGAGAGAATGTTTACATTTGATAGACACAGCAAGCGGACTGAGAGCAGGTTTCACGGCACGGCAAAACAGCACTGCAGGACTGTGACTCAGAGGAGGGGGAACATGGTGACCACCTACACGGACTGTACCTCCTCCTGA
- the dnm1l gene encoding dynamin-1-like protein isoform X2, translated as MEALIPVINKLQDVFNTVGADIIQLPQIAVVGTQSSGKSSVLESLVGRDLLPRGTGIVTRRPLILQLVHVDPEDRRKTSDENGVDGEEWGKFLHTKNKVYTDFDEIRQEIEAETERISGNNKGISDEPIHLKIFSPHVVNLTLVDLPGITKVPVGDQPKDIEIQIRELILKYISNPNCIILAVTAANTDMATSEALKVAREVDPDGRRTLAVVTKLDLMDAGTDAMDVLMGRVIPVKLGLIGVVNRSQLDINTKKSVADAIRDEYAFLQKKYPSLANRNGTKYLARTLNRLLMHHIRDCLPELKTRINVLAAQYQSLLSSYGEPVEDKSATLLQLITKFAAEYCNTIEGTAKYIETAELCGGARICYIFHETFGRTLESVDPLGGLTTIDVLTAIRNATGPRPALFVPEVSFELLVKRQVKRLEEPSLRCVELVHEEMQRIIQHCSNYSTQELLRFPKLHDAIVEVVTSLLRKRLPVTNEMVHNLVAIELAYINTKHPDFADACGLMNNNIEEQRRNRMRELPSAVPRDKSLKGPGGQSLSPSDQPQADGDALKAAGTQGDQEAGTGNWRGMLKKGEDGLADEKSKQQGPLPASPQKGHAVNLLDVPVPVARKLSAREQRDCEVIERLIKSYFLIVRKNIQDSVPKAVMHFLVNHVKDSLQSELVGQLYKSVLLDDLLTESEDMAQRRNEAADMLKALQKASQVIAEIRETHLW; from the exons ATGGAGGCTCTCATTCCCGTCATTAACAAGCTCCAGGACGTGTTCAACACAGTGGGCGCGGATATTATCCAGCTGCCGCAGATCGCCGTGGTAGGAACGCAG AGCAGTGGGAAAAGCTCTGTTTTGGAGAGTCTGGTGGGCCGGGACCTTTTGCCTCGTGGGACCGGCATCGTCACACGCAGACCGCTCATCCTGCAGCTGGTGCACGTGGACCCAGAGGACCGCAGAAAGACAAGTGATGAGAACG GTGTGGACGGCGAAGAGTGGGGCAAATTCTTACACACCAAAAACAAG GTCTACACAGATTTTGATGAAATCAGACAAGAAATTGAAGCTGAAACAGAAAGGATTTCTGGTAACAACAAG GGCATTAGTGATGAACCTATCCACTTAAAGATCTTCTCCCCTCATGTGGTTAACCTCACACTGGTGGATCTGCCTGGTATCACGAAG gTTCCTGTCGGTGACCAGCCCAAAGATATTGAGATCCAGATCCGTGAGTTGATCCTGAAGTACATCAGCAACCCTAACTGCATCATCCTGGCAGTCACAGCTGCCAACACAGACATGGCCACCTCAGAGGCCCTTAAAGTGGCCCGTGAGGTTGACCCTGATG GCCGAAGGACATTGGCTGTAGTGACTAAGCTGGATCTGATGGACGCTGGTACAGATGCGATGGACGTACTCATGGGCCGAGTCATTCCTGTCAAACTGGGGCTTATAGGAGTTGTCAACAG GAGTCAGCTAGACATCAACACCAAGAAATCTGTGGCTGATGCCATCCGTGATGAGTATGCCTTCCTTCAGAAAAAGTATCCCTCCTTAGCCAACAGAAATGGAACCAAATACCTGGCCAGAACATTGAATCG GTTGTTAATGCACCACATTCGGGACTGTCTACCAGAGCTGAAGACCCGTATCAATGTCCTGGCTGCTCAGTACCAGTCTCTGCTCAGCAGCTACGGAGAGCCAGTCGAGGACAAGAGTGCTACCCTGCTGCAGCTCATCACCAAGTTTGCTGCAGAGTACTGCAACACTATCGAGGGAACGGCCAAATACATAGAGACCGCTGAGCT GTGTGGTGGTGCAAGGATTTGCTACATCTTCCATGAGACATTTGGAAGAACACTGGAGTCAGTCGACCCCCTCGGTGGGCTTACGACCATAGATGTTCTCACAGCTATCAGAAATGCTACG GGTCCACGTCCTGCTCTGTTTGTGCCAGAGGTGTCATTTGAGCTGCTGGTAAAGAGGCAGGTGAAGCGTCTTGAGGAGCCCAGTCTCCGCTGTGTGGAGTTGGTGCATGAGGAGATGCAGAGGATCatccagcactgcagtaactACAGCACCCAG gagttACTGAGGTTTCCAAAGCTCCATGATGCCATAGTTGAAGTGGTCACGTCTCTTCTGAGAAAGAGACTTCCTGTAACTAATGAAATG GTTCACAACTTGGTGGCTATTGAGTTGGCATACATCAATACAAAGCACCCAGATTTTGCAGATGCTTGTGGACTCATGAACAACAATATTGAG GAACAAAGGCGGAACCGAATGAGGGAGCTTCCTTCAGCTGTACCACGTGATAAG TCTCTGAAGGGTCCCGGTGGGCAGTCTCTGTCCCCCAGTGATCAGCCCCAGGCTGATGGTGATGCCCTGAAG GCTGCAGGCACACAGGGTGATCAGGAAGCAGGGACAGGGAACTGGAGGGGCATGCTGAAGAAAGGAGAGGACGGCCTGGCAGATGAGAAGTCTAAACAGCAGGGCCCTCTACCAGCCAGCCCACAGAAAGGCCATGCAGTCAACCTACTTGATGTG ccTGTCCCGGTTGCCAGGAAACTCTCGGCTCGTGAGCAGAGAGACTGTGAGGTCATCGAAAGACTCATCAAGTCCTACTTCCTCATCGTACGCAAGAACATCCAGGACAG tgtgCCGAAGGCAGTGATGCACTTCCTGGTAAACCATGTAAAGGACAGTCTGCAGAGTGAGCTGGTCGGGCAGCTTTATAAATCGGTGCTGCTGGACGACTTGTTGACTGAATCAGAGGACATGGCCCAGCGCCGTAACGAGGCTGCAGATATGCTCAAG GCCTTGCAGAAAGCCAGTCAGGTTATCGCCGAGATCCGGGAAACACACCTGTGGTGA